In bacterium, the following proteins share a genomic window:
- a CDS encoding adenine phosphoribosyltransferase, translating into MDIASKLRTIPDFPKPGIQFKDITPLLGDPAAFNAVIFGIAERYHAAGLTKIVGIESRGFIFGAALAHALGLGFVPVRKAGKLPADVFTESYALEYGEATVELHKDALSADDRVLIVDDLLATGGTLEAAAKLVQKSGAQIAGMWLLIELAFLKGRDRLKDFEIHCEVVIDD; encoded by the coding sequence ATGGACATTGCCAGTAAACTTCGCACCATCCCCGATTTCCCCAAGCCAGGTATTCAATTCAAAGATATCACGCCCCTGCTGGGCGATCCCGCGGCATTCAACGCGGTCATTTTCGGAATCGCCGAACGCTATCACGCCGCGGGTCTCACGAAGATCGTTGGAATCGAATCGCGTGGATTCATCTTTGGCGCGGCCCTCGCGCATGCGCTTGGACTTGGATTCGTCCCGGTCCGCAAAGCCGGCAAACTCCCCGCCGATGTTTTTACCGAGTCATACGCGCTCGAGTACGGCGAGGCGACCGTCGAACTGCACAAAGACGCGCTCTCCGCCGATGATCGTGTTCTGATCGTCGACGATCTGTTGGCAACCGGCGGGACACTGGAAGCCGCGGCGAAACTTGTCCAGAAATCCGGCGCCCAGATCGCCGGGATGTGGCTTCTCATCGAGCTCGCGTTCCTGAAAGGCCGTGACCGCCTGAAGGACTTCGAAATCCACTGTGAAGTCGTGATCGATGATTAA